AGGGAAGGACACTGTGGCTAGAAAGCAAAGAGTCTCGCACATATTTTTATGAGAGATCCAAGTGCGCTACAAACCTAACTGAAAAGCAAACGAGGTTGCACGAATGAAGATACCTTAAAACTAAAATTGGACTGTCATCTTAATTAAGTCTCCATAACAAGCCCACTTCATTTTAGGACCTTTGAAATGTAGGTCAGCCCAATTAAGTTTTTTACGGTTGTTAACCAAACAATTGAACCATGGAAACAATGGCATGTTGCTTCATGTAACAAATAACGAAGAAAcagtcaattttcaaaatgttaaaTCTAAATCCCAAAGCTCTCGCACTTAAGAAAGCCGTTGGGGCACATGGATAGTTATTGAACTCCACCAGCCATGATCTATACGAACACATGAGAGTCAcgattttcttgttttcctgaatatttttcttgatgaattccTAAGGAACAGCTTTGGAATACGCATGTTTGAACTACCAATTTATGACATTAGCATAAGCTGAGGAGAGAAGCACAAACAATATAGATTGCTAACTTGAGTAGCTTTAAGGAGCAATCTTTAACTGACCAACAAAAGCCATCGATCTTAACCTAGTTGCTTGTCACAATCTTTCTTACTGAAATTAGACGTCAAATATGTTTTCGGAAGAGGTGGGAATGGGGCAGGGCTAAATTCTGGGCGGAAGAAAGCTACCTGATGCAAGGCAAAGGTGCACCTTGGATTAAGCTGAGaactttgaagaaaataacaGAGTTACACGTTTTCCTACACAAACCAAATTCAACTTAGCAAAACTAACTTAAAATATGAGGCAGTATAGGTAGCGTCAATAATGGAATTGGAATATGCCAGTGATAAATTAAGCTCGAGATCTCAGCACGCGTCTCTTTGTAACAAGTTGGCTATATCACCAACTTGAAAAAAGGGATGCTCTAATTCAAATTCGCTCGCTAATTCAAGAGTAGCGGGATGCCTTTACTGTAGAGCCACAGATAACCAACTCAGGGCGACTCTGCATCTCGAATGTTTGATCTCTTACGTACTGAGCTGTTTCGCTAATAAAAGAGCGTGATGTGAGCAAGAAACATGGCTTATGAAATTACTAGTGATGCCCCCTCGAGCGGGTGGATGGATGGTTCCTTAGCTTCACCATCCATGACGAAGCGGTAAGGCCAAAACAGGTAACATGTCCAGAGGCTGGGAATGATCATGGTGAAAAGCCAACACGAAAGAAAACTATGAGATTGGTAAGGGGTGGACCTAAGAAAGTTGATCAATCAGCCGAAGCTGTTGCAGGATCATCTGCCGTATAGTTTCGTTTCTTTCTATTCTGCTCAAGTTACTGGTAAATGAGCAGCTTACCAGTCGCATATCGTGAGAGGCAGTGCAGGTGTCGAGAATAATTTGAGGACAAAAGCTATAACGGTACggaatttaaaaatacaaagagAGGCAACAGGTGAGTTTAATTTTTCACAAGACTTCTAAGATCCTAATCTTTCCAATAGCGCTATGTCAAGTGAAGCAGATTACTCTCATCCATTTTCGACATAGACAAACACTTGTCATTAATCTTCTCTTCAAGATTCGTCACTCTCTAAAGATTCACTCTCTCTCTAGCCTCTACTAGTCGAATCTTCTCCTTCAACTTCTCCTTTTGGGCCATCAACCTCTTATATAACTTTCTTGTGACCAGAACTTTCAGGGTCTTTGCTGGAAGCGATGCACAATCAAGCATCAAAAGCAATGACTAAATGCCACAGCAGGAGTTGCAATATGCTTTCAAAACAAAGCAGGATCCGATGTGAAACAGAAAATGAGCATCAACAAAATATCAGATTTTTTAGTTGAATGATGAAAGAATATGAGCAATCGTTCGATCATAATACTGCAATTGCAAAAACTCTCTTGGTTGCTCGTGAATCTGAACTATATTACTCAAAGCTTCCCCTGAATAGACATATTTAGGCATTGCCATCAATTTGCACATAATCAGTCGAAACAATGCGCATAAAAATAGTTAGGAAATAATAGTTTATGAAATGATTGGAAAGGGGCCGGTATATATGTCTGCAATTGATATGGGCATGCTGTAATTTTGATTAAAAGTGGTATCATTAGTTTTCCTATTTTATGCCCTCCCTTCACACTACAATATTTCCCATCATTTGATTCATAATTCATTATTTATCATCTGACCAGGGAAACATTCGAGATGATCAAGATGTCCTTGTGAGGGCACACACGGGATGACGGGATGCAGCAGAAAGAAGTGGCTGGAAGCAGTGTGCTGCTCTACCTCCGAGGGCATGATGGAAGAGGAGCAGGTTTAAGGCACATATCACATGCCTATAACATGCAAGACGATAGGCATGATACCATGGAAGCAAATGTGGAGCTTGGATTGCCCGTTGACCATAGAGAGTATGGAATTGGTGCTCAGGTATTTCTTCTTTAAAGTCAGAAACTATACTGATGTGAGAGGCAACTGTTGGAGAGATTGTACATCATTTTGTAGGACAACTAGAGGAAGCTGGTGACTAAAGCAGACCTTCAGGTTCTCATCTTAAAAAGACAAGATCTAATTACTCTAATGAATCACTCCatcattaatatttttatagCATTTGACGCATTTGTTTAAGTGCTTAACATATTGACCAGTGCTGCAGATGTGGCGTGACCTGGGAATCAGAACTATGAGGCTGATGAAGTATGTGGGACTTGAAGGTTATGGCTTGATTATTGCTTAGAGTCCCTTCAGTAACTCCCATAATAAAGGAGAACAAGAGATACTTTGAGACAAAATGCTCCAAGATGGGGCACATCTATGGAGCGGGCAACCTCATCAGCAAAAACGGCAAACTGAGCAGTTCTGTTTCTTCGGATCTGGCTGTCTGACTCATAGGCACCGCTGGATGGTTTGACTGCTTATGATTAATTTGGGTGAAACAAGCAAATTCACTGGCGGTGTTACTGCTCTATGTTTCAAAGCCCTATGGTCAAGAACATTGGGACACCTGCTGACAAtgagttttggaaattttgttgCGGTTCagttttataattatttttctggcGATGTCATTCATCCATTTTGTCAGGAGAAAAGGTGAAAGACTAGCCCTCTAATTGAAACTTCTTTTTGTGTTATTGATGGATGGCAAGAATTATCCTTAATTCACCTTTCCGCGAATCTGTGCATTGATCTCTAGAGACCTCCCCATATTTCATGACCACAGAGTTGTTACAGGacattctttctttcctcttctgtGGCCACCTCAATTGTGACAGATATTACTCTAAGGAAGACACTAAAGTCTGTAATAAATCAACTCTCCATGGGGGCAATAGATAAGGATTCCTTTCGACCTTTTATTTTATCGATCCCATGCTAACCATGAGTTCGAACTTTGTTGAATAAAGATGCAATATGCAAGGAGGTTGGCAATGAGGCACGCAAGTACCTGGAATTTTGGAAGATGGAATTTCCCTGTGTAATGTTTACTACTCTCCCAAAAAATCAGGAAATACATCAATGTTAAGTTAGTTGCGGTCGAATGTTTTGCTTTCTTTGATCTgataaattaaacaaaacatAGTGAGGCAGAGGTTTTACTGTAGACCTACCAAAGTTGACAACCAAGTCTTGACAATCCTAGAGTACAGAAGTCTCCTTCCTTCAGATAAGTTTCTTCTCTGAAATGCGGCTCAATTCGCAGTGAAATTTTCTGAGCCATTTGTGGGAAGTACACTGGCCATTATCCGTTCCAATATTTAGGAGTCGTGGTATGCATATATTGCGAAAACCTCgcaattgaataataaaataaattgaacaccaaatttacgtgattcggttGTAGTGACGTACGTCCACAGGAAAGCAACAACGAATTCtactataaatcaagcgatacaatgAATATTACACATTCGAGTCACTTAAACACTCTCAATGTTACTCGAGCCCCAATTCCATTCAATAACACATGCAGTGTTTAACCCCACAACTTCTCgggaaataatttctcaatctcgCGAagaaattcacaaatcttaccacaTGATTTCACGGTTACAAACCCTAGTCTTCCTTGGATGTAATTTCACAAACAAGAACAATGAGATAACCCACGTCAAGCACTCGCTTGAAAACGGCGCTTCAAGAAGCCTTCACATCAACAACGGAGGAACACCAAACACTCATGCAGTGCTTCAAGACCTCTTCGTGATCAACTCAGCCGCCCACGGCCACAATGTTAGGACGTCAAGGAAATACATATTGACCCTTTAGGGTAGTTAAGCAACCAGAAACCTTAAAGAAGCGCCAAATTTGAGGGAGATGCCAAAATGGAAATATAGAACAAAAACTAGTACAAAGAAATAATAAACCATGAACAGAAATGAGTCTCATTTTCATCAACTCGCAACAGCTGAATAAAGGAGGCATAATTAGAAATCTTGAATTCATATTGACACCGTGAACAGTCTAGAATAACACAACCGATGAGCACCTCAATCAATGTGAATCTGATCCTTACCACCACTGCTGAAGATGGAGACTTTGAACACAACATCATCCCTATCGATGAGCTCAAACACGCAGACATTTCCTATACACAAAtgagtttttcttgaaaatgctGGCCAACCAGCAGAGAAGAACACTTGGATTTCCCGCATATATCTTGAGAGCTTCATCGGCCACGACCTGTCTGAATACCTAAGAGTTccctctttcttgttttcttgaatATGTCGCCTGGCAAATTGACCGGGAACATGCTGCACATGGGTAGACGTTTGAACAACCAATGTATCCGAAAGAAGGACAATAATTTAAGCATGCACCCTTGGAAAGAAAGCACAAAAGGCCAGCTTTAGTCAACAGTCTTAAGAGGCTCATGAAAGCCTTTGATCTTAACCCGCAAAGTAAAGCATTTTCAAACAAATTACTGCCATTAATTGTATTTTAGGTTAGTACTCAATTCAAGTGACTATCTTTTCACTAAGATAGTGATGGAGCAGCTAATGTGGACTAAACCTGGCCTCGTGATTCTTGGGCTCATCAGATTAGCCCTTTTTAATTATGAACAAGTTAGGCCCCTTATAATtattctctctcgctctcgctctctctctctctctctctctctctctctctctctctctcttttagttctttcatttttctcagaACTCCATGAAATCTTCAATGCACCAGATTTTAATCATATCAACAACATGAACTTTAGAGCTACCTTAAATATCAATATACCAAAGCCTGAAATCGTTAACATATATTCTTTACCCTCAGCCACCTACATTCATCACCAAACCGCCACCATCCGCCACCACCCATCCTCGATTATAACTCCACAATGATGCTTATTGTGCAGCAAACAAAATGGAACATACCTAGTAAAGTTAAGTCGAGGATCGTAAGAAATCAATGTTCATCAAGAGTCTGCCGTTCATTTCCTCGCCAGTATCCACCATGAGAACAATgcacaaaacaaaacaacacaCGAGTTACTCTCAGTCTTAGATTCAAATTTCACGAAATAGGAGAAGTATAAATGAATTGAAGATGCCATTGTGGTTTTAACGTGTGATGAGCATTCGCATCTACAGATTCAAGCGGATTTTCCTCAGAGATATTTCGCAACTTCGTTGGAGCATTTTCACAAACAGTTGGCTAGCATTTCGATGGGTAAGCTTAACTGTATCAACGAAACAGAGACTCGTCCCCTGACTATGATTGGCTTATCAAAGAACGTAGACCCCACTAACAAACACTCGTTTAGAGTCAGTTTTCATACAGATCGTGTTTCTATATTCTCAGCCACAGAACTATGAAAAGACAGAGCATGGAAGAACTCACCTTGAAGATGGAATTTCTCGACACGAGCGAGGATCAAATGAAGAACCGTGGCCTCAGAAACCCGTCTCTGGTGATTCATGCTGATGAATAAGCTTAGAACGACAGGTTGAGCTTATCGGACGCACGGACAGCGTGTCTCGAATATGGTCCGATTGTAATGGGGGGCACGAATGTCCCCATCATCATCAAAGCCACGCAGGCTCTTGCTGTTGCTTGCCGACCATAGGTACCGCAGCTGGAAAACTCCGTCCTCGGACGAAGCTGACGCCAACTATTGTCCAAGCCCAGGCCATCGTCGCCTGAAGTTCTGCTGCCGAACAGGAACCATTTGACTAGAGAGAACGCTATCCTAACAACAGCGCAGGCAAAGATGTCGAGATGAAGGAGGCTGCGATGGTGAAAGGAGAAACCGAGAAGGAGCAGGAGGTCATGAGGTGTTTTTCGCGGGCGAAAGGGGCCCCGAACGAAGGCTCAAACTTCTCTTATGCACTAACGGTAAAACAGGGCAAGACAGAGGACTTCTCGCCATCGGTGGGGAGGTGATCGCTGGTGACGATGGAGGACGTCCGACAacgaaggagaaaaaaagggatttTGCTAGATTCAGTCTTAtgagatttttccttttgcGTTTTTGTTTGATTACTAGTAGAGATAAGTTTAAGTAACTCAAATCTTAAGGTGGCAAGTGTCATGCTCTAAATGATTGACCGGTTTCATAgattaaaatttctttaattgaatcCAATGTCTCTTTCACCATCTCTAGATCAAATgtctaaaaaattttagaaactaAGGATATTCCCATTTCTATTTTGAGTCTGGTTAAATTCTTCCATTTAACCAAAAACTCGACCTTCGGCCATTtgtatgaaattttaaaatttaaaggacTAATATCGACAcctatttgcaatttttttacatttagaGCTGACTTTTTCTATAAGTTTGACAAAAGAATCAATCTAAAAGTCAATTCTTAATCTATAGACAAATTGATGCCTAATTACTAGTGGAGTTAAATGCTCCTAATCTCTACATGCAATTAAGGTACTAAAGACActaatcttatttatttattttttgtcaagaaACGAGTCTTGACACATTCATAGATCacaagttttgaattttctaactttaattttcaaaaaatgttcaAGTATCAGCATCACTTAAAATCAAtctttgaattcttaacatagTGAACAAAAATCAGTACATTCATTTATAgcaaataaggcttaaatagaGTGGTGGGGGCGTTGCCTCCAACTCAAAATAACTTCGAGTTGGAAACATAATTTGACTAGCAATTGTCGCGTACAAtcaagtgcttttttttttttttttttttttttggtcgaagtgaAAACGCTTTGATTGATACTAAGTCGGTGGATTACAAATAGTAGGAAAATCAACACATAAGATAAGAAAGAGTTCGTGCGGGGATTAGTAACCCAATTACCCGGCAAGGAATCGGAGCTGTGTGATTTTGCGACCCGTCCGCGGCTCGGTTGGACTCGCGCGGTTCAAATTGCAAGCAAACATCCTTCATCTGGCCCAGTAATTGTCGGCAGTCCAGTACAATCAAGTGCTTCGCCATACAACttcctaacaattttttttataatttttttatttagccGTAAAAAGTAGACGCATGGACTgctttctttgtatttttcactTTCTTGCAAAAGCTTTGGTTAAACACAAAATGTTAGGACATCAAGAAAATACATATTAAACCTTTCAGGGCAGTTGAGCAACCAGAAACCTTAAAGAAGCGCCAAATTTGAGGGACTCTtgccaaaatgaaaatatagaaCCAAAACTAGCACCaagaaacaataaaacatgAACAAAAAAGGGTCTCATTTTCATCAATTTGCACAAGCTGAATAAAGGAGGCATAATTAGATATCTTGAATTCATATTGACGCTGTGAACAATCTAGAGTAACATGTTCGATGGACAACTCAATCAATGTGAATCTGATCTTTACCACCACTGCTGAAGATGGAGACTTTGAACACAACATCATCCCTATCAATGAGCTCAAACACGCAGACATTTCCTTCACACAAATGAGTTTCTCTTGCAAATGCTCGCCAACCAGCAGAGAAGAACACTCGGATTCCCCGCGTATATCTTGAGAGCTTCACCGGCCAGGACCTGTCTGAATACCTAAGAGttccttctttcttgttttcttgaatATGTTGCCTGACAAATCGACCGGGAACATGCTGCACATGGGTAGACGTTTGAACAACCAATGTATGCCGAAAGAAGGACAATAATGTAAGCATGCGCCCTTGGAAAGAAAGCACACAAAGGAGGCTTTAGTCAACAGTCTTAAGAGGATCATGAAAGCCATTGATCTTAACCCGCAATGTAAAGCATTTTCAAACAAATTACTGCCATTAATTGTATTTAAGGTTAGTACTCAATTCAAGTGACACTCTATCTTTTCACTAAGATAGTGATGGAGCACCTTGTCAAGGATATCAAAGTGAATGGATAGTCCCCACCTAATTACTGTCTTTACTactgttctttcttcttcttttgcctgAGTCCGCGTTACTCCACCATTGGGATGCCCCACGATCACTCCCAaggaaaatcatttcatatGGTTCCCAATACAAACCAAATCAAGAAAACACAATATTGATGCGAGATTAGATAGAGATCGTAATTGAACTTGAAATATGGCAGTGATGGATCAGGCTCAAGATTGTaccattttcctaaaatgaGACTGTTGTATCACCAGTTCGAAGAAGGGATGCTCCGAATCAAATTTACCGTCTAATTCAGGAGTAGTGAGAGGCCTCGAAGGAGTAGGATCACAAAACACTGGCTCAGAACGGTTCATTCTGCATTTAGACTCGTTGTTCCTGCCTGGAATTAAAATGAGAACTTTAAAAGACATTATCAGTGTGAATGTTTCTTTGATTGACTATGAAGATCTTTAGCATAAAAGTCATGTCATGCCATAACCAGCCCAAAGTTTCACTATAAATaatgtaaatcaagtttccacctGCACTGCTGAAAATGTAGACTCTGAACACAATATCATCTCTATCAATTAGCTCGAACACGCAAACATTTCCAACACGCAAGTGAGTTCCTCTCACGAATGCAATCCAACCAGAAGAGAACTGCATCGACCCACTGGGATAAGTCCTAAGCTTTACCGGCCATGTTCTGTTTGAATGCCTGAGAGTCACGATTTCCTTGATTTGCTGAATGTGCTGCCTGATGAACCAACGAGGAACATTCTGCCCACACGCATATTTGAACAAACCGTGATTTATAAAGAAAGACTGGGGAAGCATTCCTTTATTCAAGCGAGCAAGCAAAATGTAGATCGACATGGTAGTTTTAGTAACTCTCATCAACAGTCTTAACAGGACAAAAGTCAATATGTCAAAGTCTCTGCTCTTAGAATTGGCACGAGGGGTAGAGGATCTTTGCCTTTCTAAACAAATGGGAATGAACAGATCCAAGGAAAACGCTATGTAGTTTCCTAAAGAAATCCAACCAGCTTAGGAAAGAAGTCAAAATAGTAAGTGAATTAAACTCTCAATCTTACCACTACATGATGTTCAATATAAGATGGCCGGATCACCACCTTGAAAAAAGGATACTCCGAGTCAAATTCGCAGGCCAATTCAAAACTACGGAGAGGCCACGAACTCATAGGACCACCAAAATTTCGCTCAGGATGGCTAGCTCTGCACCTAGATTGTCCGATCCCTTctgttctttaaaaaaatgaaatgcttATATGATGCCAGTCTGAAGTTTTCATTAGTTGACTCACTTACCATGAAAAGATTTAGCACAGAATGGAAGTTAATACTGACATGGAAATCAAGATTTAGATAAGTTGACCAAACGAAAAATTCGCTTCCTTTGCCTTAGAAGTTGTAACTACTTAACCATAATAAGCATTACCGAATCCATTATGCTATCAGTCAACATAAACAAGCTTATCAAAAATTTCTCAAGTACTTGAAAAGATCTAACAAAGGAGAGAGTGATGTAAGAAGAAACGTGACTTATAAAATGACAAGTCACACCTTCGAGATCTGGTGAGGAGCAGCTTGGACTCAGCTGAGAACATGATGAATGTGGGTCGACCCTCTTCTTCTGACAAGGAGCAAAATCCTCCGAATCTTCAACTTCTATGACATTCTCCCTCTTCGGCGAGATAAATCCACTCCCGAGGTTTGATATGCTGCTCAAAGAATAATTGATCTCCGAAGCACTCCTATCGAATATCATCACACGAAAAGTGGAGTTCCCTTTATATTTGAAAACTACGAGGTGACCGGGACCAATGGAGTAATGCTGCATAAATTCTCGCCACCCTTTCCACAACCAAACTGTGCCGTCGTTAAGTTTTTCTACTCCCATACTCCAGGTCAATTGCCCAGAACCTCGAGTAGCACCAAGCTCAGAGATCCTTTCCATATCTTCGTAAGAACTTTTTCGGAATTCCCTATTCAGAAAACTCAAAGTTATACTTCCAGCactaaaattcatcaaaattagaTCGAAAGTgcagggaaaaaaggaaaagcactAGGCAAATTTTAACTTCTGCAACATGGCAATGGAAGATCGGTTTGCACACAAGCAGGGTGTCACCGGGCAAGTAAGGATCGAGTTTTAGCTATAGTTGCTTCATTTGACAAGAGTCAAAACTAGAGAGACCCAACACCTTTGTCCACACTATCCTTAGCCAACCAATCCTCAATTCCAATAAAGAGAACTGATTTTTATCTTGAATCAATCAAAATGAACTGATTTTTAGCTAGAATCAATCAAAATGAACACTTTTTTTCTACAGGGTATTcgttttttctctctttccgcAAGAATCAAAAGGATTACTCAAAGCCAAATGCATGGAAAGATCCCCAGATTGAATGTAAACAGCAGCACGAGGGGCGACAGTTCTAAACCAAGACGGAAACATCGCTGCGAAAAAGCGGGAACTTACGAGCTTCCCAGATTCGAGGGTGTCGGAGAGAATTATCTTGAAGAAGTGAGGGCTCTCGAGACGAGGTCCCGTCGCGGTATCTGGGTCGACGCCTCCATCTTCTctccggcgacggcgaccgcTAGCCATGTACACAGGGATCAgtgaaggaggagggaggggaagGGGTTTTGTGCTATTTGCCTTGTGTTCTTGAGGCAACCTTCTTGTGAAAGAACCTTGCCGTTGACTGGTAATGTCATTGATGATATCATGATAaacatttatattattattttattttattttgggacAGGAGGAACCGCCTACCGCTGACAGCCTCGGTGAAACCCCCGTGTGACCCAACACATGACCCACTACTACGGTGTCACGCTTAAGAATCCTAACGACAATGCGGGGATTTGAACCTCTTCTTGTCATGAGGAGGAGTCGGCTTGAACCAACGCTGCCACTAAGAGCAGTGGTATaaacatttatattatttatgtcCTAAAAGGGCACAAATACTATActacaaaacaaaaaagtataAATATCAATCCTGTCCATAAGAGATAAGCATGGTCTGGATGAACAGTTCTCACCTTTGAATCAGGAACCACCCACTAAGAACTAATTCCGAAAATTTAGAATCGGGAATCGTCTGTTCGTTTCATATATCAAACCGTCAATCCGGTACGATTCTCAAGTGAGTCATTGGAATCGATCCCAATCCCTACAAAGCTTATTCGGCCTTATACTGGATTGAATTGCGAACcgttgattaaaaaattatagagcaaaacaaataaacaaTGCTTGTCagttaaaaacttaatttcttcGAACGTCATGGTGTAGTCCTCTTAAGATTTCCCGACACCAAAAACATGTGAA
This Eucalyptus grandis isolate ANBG69807.140 chromosome 7, ASM1654582v1, whole genome shotgun sequence DNA region includes the following protein-coding sequences:
- the LOC120295291 gene encoding B3 domain-containing transcription factor VRN1-like isoform X2 → MGVEKLNDGTVWLWKGWREFMQHYSIGPGHLVVFKYKGNSTFRVMIFDRSASEINYSLSSISNLGSGFISPKRENVIEVEDSEDFAPCQKKRVDPHSSCSQLSPSCSSPDLEEGIGQSRCRASHPERNFGGPMSSWPLRSFELACEFDSEYPFFKVVIRPSYIEHHVVNVPRWFIRQHIQQIKEIVTLRHSNRTWPVKLRTYPSGSMQFSSGWIAFVRGTHLRVGNVCVFELIDRDDIVFRVYIFSSAGRNNESKCRMNRSEPVFCDPTPSRPLTTPELDGKFDSEHPFFELVIQQSHFRKMHVPGRFVRQHIQENKKEGTLRYSDRSWPVKLSRYTRGIRVFFSAGWRAFARETHLCEGNVCVFELIDRDDVVFKVSIFSSGGKDQIHID
- the LOC120295291 gene encoding B3 domain-containing transcription factor VRN1-like isoform X1; amino-acid sequence: MGVEKLNDGTVWLWKGWREFMQHYSIGPGHLVVFKYKGNSTFRVMIFDRSASEINYSLSSISNLGSGFISPKRENVIEVEDSEDFAPCQKKRVDPHSSCSQLSPSCSSPDLEEGIGQSRCRASHPERNFGGPMSSWPLRSFELACEFDSEYPFFKVVIRPSYIEHHVVNVPRWFIRQHIQQIKEIVTLRHSNRTWPVKLRTYPSGSMQFSSGWIAFVRGTHLRVGNVCVFELIDRDDIVFRVYIFSSAGRNNESKCRMNRSEPVFCDPTPSRPLTTPELDGKFDSEHPFFELVIQQSHFRKMHVPGRFVRQHIQENKKEGTLRYSDRSWPVKLSRYTRGIRVFFSAGWRAFARETHLCEGNVCVFELIDRDDVVFKVSIFSSGAFSLVKWFLFGSRTSGDDGLGLDNSWRQLRPRTEFSSCGTYGRQATARACVALMMMGTFVPPITIGPYSRHAVRASDKLNLSF